A single Marinitoga aeolica DNA region contains:
- a CDS encoding IS256 family transposase gives MAKRKKKEESNIEKLAKLIARDPEVNTMKDVYDKIKELMGPIIQEMLEAELEDELGYEKYDKENKETDNSRNGYSSKKVRSSMGEMELKIPRDRKGEYEPKIIPKYKRDISDIEGRIIGMYGLGLSTKDIAKNVEDIYGVELSAEMISKITNKILPEIREWQSRPLEEIYTFVFMDGIVFKVKDDGEIIKKTAYVVIGVNIDGFKEVLGIYIGEIESSKFWLRVLNDLKNRGVKDILIASVDGLTGFPQAIKAAFPDTVVQRCIIHQIRNTLKYVNYKDRKELVNDLKKVYKAPNKDIAYSNLQDLKENKWTKYKLALESWEKHWETISPYFDYGDDVRKIMYTTNVIESLNRQYRKVTKNKTSFPNDDALLKILYLATIDATKRWTARYRNWSKVLNELSIFFKERITKYVYNS, from the coding sequence AAGAAAGTAACATTGAAAAGTTAGCAAAGTTAATAGCAAGGGATCCTGAAGTAAATACAATGAAAGATGTATATGATAAGATTAAAGAATTGATGGGACCAATAATACAAGAAATGTTAGAAGCTGAATTAGAAGATGAGTTAGGGTATGAGAAATACGATAAAGAAAATAAAGAAACAGATAATTCTAGAAATGGATACAGCTCAAAAAAGGTAAGATCAAGTATGGGTGAGATGGAATTAAAAATACCCAGAGATAGAAAAGGGGAATATGAACCGAAAATAATACCAAAATATAAAAGAGATATTTCAGATATTGAAGGTAGAATAATAGGAATGTATGGTTTAGGATTAAGTACGAAAGATATAGCTAAGAATGTAGAAGATATATATGGAGTAGAATTATCAGCTGAAATGATAAGTAAAATAACTAATAAGATATTACCCGAAATTAGAGAGTGGCAAAGCAGACCATTAGAAGAGATATATACTTTTGTTTTCATGGATGGAATAGTATTTAAAGTAAAAGATGATGGTGAAATAATTAAAAAGACTGCATATGTTGTAATAGGAGTAAATATTGATGGATTTAAAGAAGTCCTTGGTATATACATAGGGGAAATTGAATCATCAAAATTTTGGTTAAGAGTATTGAATGATTTAAAAAATAGAGGAGTTAAGGATATATTAATAGCTTCAGTAGATGGATTAACTGGATTTCCACAAGCAATTAAAGCTGCATTTCCTGATACTGTAGTACAAAGATGTATAATACATCAAATAAGAAATACATTAAAATATGTTAATTACAAAGATAGAAAGGAACTTGTAAATGATTTAAAAAAAGTATATAAAGCACCGAATAAAGATATAGCTTATTCAAATCTACAGGATTTAAAAGAAAATAAATGGACAAAATACAAATTAGCATTAGAAAGTTGGGAAAAACACTGGGAAACAATATCGCCATATTTTGATTATGGTGATGATGTAAGAAAAATAATGTACACAACAAATGTAATAGAATCATTGAATAGACAATATAGAAAAGTGACTAAAAATAAAACTTCATTTCCAAATGATGATGCATTATTAAAAATATTATATTTAGCAACAATAGATGCAACAAAAAGATGGACAGCTCGATATAGAAACTGGAGTAAAGTCCTAAACGAACTATCCATCTTTTTTAAAGAAAGAATAACAAAATACGTCTATAATTCTTAA
- a CDS encoding DUF4895 domain-containing protein, with protein MKFEYDLNNVKELKDIAIKYFKEKKSKLADEYDHLIGFSIFDINNKFPSLNLFFDNEKRFFFALTPGKPSRYMSSLYPQKIENDTIDFFKGQYFKLARKYNKTVNVAATMSIYQSPFIIPCYYIKGDEGLIKKYVLSERLKGLRYISLYKYIDYELLDFILKSYNIWYFQGIYLYYFLNEVHLVFDIPEQYENTELINKTLIIELGKIAKTYIIKNNINLFDSYKIPDMNIKKPVLMVLKTNVWNLKEIDLEKIKSDINEKIDKAYSSVINTFKW; from the coding sequence TTGAAATTCGAATATGATTTAAATAATGTTAAAGAATTAAAAGATATAGCTATAAAATATTTTAAAGAAAAAAAAAGTAAATTAGCTGATGAATACGATCATTTGATAGGCTTTTCTATTTTTGATATTAATAATAAATTTCCCAGTTTAAATCTTTTTTTTGATAATGAAAAAAGATTTTTTTTTGCTTTAACACCAGGTAAACCCTCAAGATATATGAGCTCACTATATCCTCAAAAAATAGAAAATGATACAATTGACTTTTTTAAAGGGCAATACTTCAAATTAGCTAGAAAGTATAATAAAACTGTAAATGTTGCAGCAACTATGTCAATCTATCAATCACCATTTATAATTCCATGTTACTATATTAAAGGTGATGAAGGGCTTATAAAAAAGTATGTATTATCAGAAAGATTAAAAGGTTTGAGGTATATATCTTTATATAAATATATAGATTATGAGTTATTAGATTTTATTTTAAAGTCATATAATATATGGTATTTTCAAGGGATTTATTTATATTATTTTTTAAATGAGGTACATTTAGTTTTTGATATTCCAGAACAATATGAAAACACAGAATTAATAAATAAAACATTAATAATTGAGTTAGGAAAAATAGCGAAAACTTATATAATAAAAAATAACATAAATTTATTTGATTCATACAAAATTCCGGATATGAATATAAAAAAACCAGTTTTAATGGTATTAAAAACAAATGTATGGAATTTAAAAGAAATAGATTTAGAAAAAATTAAAAGTGATATAAATGAAAAAATAGATAAAGCTTATAGTAGTGTGATAAATACATTTAAATGGTAG